The nucleotide window CGAAATCAGCCAAGAACAAAGAAGATGGCATTGGATCTTCGGAACCAGGCACTGAGTTCGACGTTGGCAAATGCTTCAGAAGCTTCAAGGTCATCGTCGATGGTTCTGCCATCGACAACAAACTACTCCCCATTGAGACGCGTAGGGCGTACCATGGGCTCTGTGCCGACCGGAAGTCGCTCCTGCACGAGCGTATCCAGAAGCCCATATGCCCTTTGCTCGTTGCAGGAGTGATCATCGAGACGGTTCGCATAGCCGAGGACATCATGGCCTCTGCCGCCTTCCCGTCCTGCGAGGACCTCGCGCGGTGGAAGAAGGCCCTGGAGTCCTTTGAGattaggggtggaaagtggtagtgGATAATCCGAAATATCCGATATTCGTATTTGAGAAAATGCCTATTCGTATCCGAAACATCCGCATCCGAACCAAAATGGTAATGGAAATTATCCGTATCTGAATTTATtaaacaaataaaaaataaaatatggtaggAGATTTTGACACAAATATGGATATGGAAGTGGATATATCCATATCCGAATAAGATTATGGGAGGTAATTTTTAAAATCCTAGGCCcaatattccaattatccaacataaaagccaaataagtggtcaaattttactcttTATATGATTGAACTTATAAATAATTATGCATTACAATAGTATTTATTCATAAACCTATTTATCATTGACTTATTGTATGTCACACGTTGATTATTTTAGGTCACATAGCTATCGACTAATTTACTTAAGCAATATGTTGATATTATTCGTATCCGTTCCGAATCAAGAAATATCCGTATCCGTATTCGAATAATATCCGAGCCGTATCCGTATCCGATAACGTCCGTATTCGGATTCGTATTCGTTTTGAAAATATGAAAATGAAAGTGGTAAGAGCACTATCCGATCCGCATCCGATCCGTTTCCACCCCTATTTGAGATGATGGGCATGGACCTTGGCTTCATGCGCGAGCGCGCCGACAGCCTCCTCACCCTTCTCGAGAAAGCAGATCACCTGCACGAAGGAATAGAGGCGGCAAAGATGAGCGGGCTCGTGCCACGAAGGGGTTGAGGGTGCTCGAGTTGAAGCTGTCGAGCATCAAGGACGCTCTGAAGGAGATAGACATGGAGTTGCATGAGATGGCAAGTGACAAAACAAATGGCTTCAagttaatttggtaaagaaaataTTTTGCTGAAGAAATAAGTGACCACCAATTTGTGGTGTGTTAATTCGGTCTCCAATATAAGACCAATGGTTCATGATTTGTTTGACAAGTAATGTAATTTTATGAGATTCTGCACCAGGAGACAATTTTAGAATGAAAGTGATAAAATGGATATGCAAAATTCCTCTCGATTTACACAAAGCAAATGGCTCATTTTTTCGTAAACTGTATGCTGCTGACTACAACGGCTAAATATATTCCACTTATTCCATAAATTGTTTTCACTTAAAGAAAAAGTATATACTGTGGTAGATCATAGTAAGGCGCAACAGTTGATGCATGAGGGAGTCACATCCATCCATATATATTTCCATTGAAGGAAGCAAGAGTGAACTCAAGTACAGTTACAACAACCAAAACCCATTCTACAGGGTTCTGCATCATGGCCGAAACAGCATTGAACTCCCCGCAGAAAAAAGGAACAACATCAAACTGCGACAAAATTGCTTAACTATGCATCACTCAGTCAGATCCCTAGCCTCTTGGTGCCACACTCTGAACAGAATTTGGATGTCGCCCTTAAATACGGCGAACCGCACTCGTCGCAGAACTTTGCAGGGCTGCTTGGCTGAAATACAAAACATGCCATCAAGACAATTCAATAACAGTGCACCTGATTTGAACATTAAAAGTAGATTTCTGTTTTTGTTCAGCTGTCGAAATAATGCAGTGCAAACAGACAGGATGACTTGCAACTAATTACTGCATGATGAACGTTTtggtactactccctccgtccatttgagcgacaagtaatatggatcagagggagtactatatTTGGCATGTGACTTGGCCAGTACTAAAAATAAAGATTCACTCACAAGAATATTCGAGCGTCCTCCAAGGTGGTTGTGTCCAGCTTGCATGGAAGATAGATGCGGAGATAGATAGGACTGGTGCTGCTGGGGGTTATCTGACAGTTGCGAGGACGATGCACATGGATGAATGGGAGGGAACTGAGAACTATGTTGGTTTTGCTGGATGTTGTCATGCTCTGCTTGATCGAGAAAGTGCAAGTAAGGTTGACTTTCTATCTGTTCAATGTGTCGCTTCGATGATGACTCATGTTGGTTTTGCATCTGGAAGAGAGCAAGCTATTAGTGGTGACCAACTGAAAAGGTGGATGAACCAGAAAAAAATAATCTCATTTAACAAAGAAGAAGGACCGGAGAAGTCACTGTGAATTTGGGATATTGTCACTAGTCATGACAGGTATCAAAAGATAAGAGTTACCTCGAATGGTGGACGAAATTCTGAAGAACAAACCAATGGAGAAGTCTCATCCTCTGACAAAACCTGGACAGAGGAACCAATTAAATGAATAATGGAATTGGTTTAGCTGCAACCTTAGAATCTTAAATCCAGTATACACTTACGGACGTGCCAGGAATGTCAAATACTGGCTGCAGGGTACGCCTGTACTTGTGTCGAGGTGAATAGAATTTGTAATCTCTAGATGAAATGGCCACTTCATTTCGACCGGTCAATCTTTTGAACCTGCACATTTAGAAAAAAAAAATCAAGACTTAGAAATACATAAATCATGGCATATCAGAGGGTACCAAGAGTCAAAGTGGAAAAGTGAGGATAAATAAAGCTTTTGCCTATAATtataattaatttaattaactgAAGATTTGATTATATTAGCAAACTTCTGAAGTTTCGTATTCATAATTCATCCTATATTGAAAGCAATCGGACAAGAATACAGTCAATTTCTTATAGTTACCTTAAGCAAGGAAACAAAATATCTATGATTTGTTCCAAGGAAATGCCAACAAAGGAACGGAGTCTGTCATTCAAGAATATGCAGTATTTTGGCTTATGAAAACAGTAACTTTATCCACACCACTTACAAGAGACGATGGTTTATAGTAAGAAATATTAGAAAGCAATGTATCTGTTTCGAGTGCATATTTAATACAGAGTCTGTAAGTTCAAAACAAGGAAGGGTTTCTAGAAGCAGAATTTGGTCAAAGGAAAAGTTTTTTTTTTGTAACTGGGCCACCAATTCAAGAATATGCAGTAACTTTCACACAATTTACAAGAGAGCATCGTTTATAGTAAGAAATATTATCAAGGAACTTATCAGTTTCAAGTCCATATTTACTACTCCCACCGTTTCATATTAGTTGTCGCTCAAATGGGTGTATCTAGCACtgaaatacgtctagatacatcgcTCAAACGGGTGTATCTAGCACtgaaatacgtctagatacatccgtttcAGCGAAAACTACTacggaatggagggagtataagaaAGGGTTACTCAGAAATGGCTTGATAATATCTAGGAGTAGCACTGAAGGGAGTATAACAAAAGTTTCCCAAGATATGATAATACAGAAAAAGTGAACAAGCAACAGATGCATAAGGAAGGAAATACAGGGTGAATCAGAGAAAATACCATTCCGCATCCTGCATTCTCATATTATTTGGCCTCTCTATGATCACCAAACCATTGATTACAACAAAACGGACCCGCTTTTCTTCCTGCACTACAAGTTCAGGAAACTTGGTCTTTGTTGCATTAGAAGTAGCCAGCTCCCTCCTCCTGAAGCTACAATTTCCTGCCACATAACACCAAAGGAGACTCGGATGAGAAGAACAAATAACCAGAGTAGAGTGGGCGCGACCAAATACAAATTTCCATtcactaatcatcatcatacctTTCTTGGGAAACTTTTGGGTCAGCTTCCTGTACAAGCCGCCGGCAGCTTCAAGAGCTACCCCAATAGTTTTCTCACGGGATCCAGTCAAGGAAGCAAGACGTGCATTGACGTCGCTCACCAAAGACTCGTACAAGT belongs to Triticum urartu cultivar G1812 chromosome 7, Tu2.1, whole genome shotgun sequence and includes:
- the LOC125518570 gene encoding uncharacterized protein At2g02148, translating into MRAYSASAVAGAVFLGDGDVDPEALTEEDSLVGGGDSNSVDCLHGSYSSSLSLHGVRVDDEHSALENSSRPPSHINILTPQDVVPIEVARSRFLDIIIDHFIGQNVIEVGEPSLYDSILASNRINKRKQQEVQYEGDPRFALPLMYIANLYESLVSDVNARLASLTGSREKTIGVALEAAGGLYRKLTQKFPKKGNCSFRRRELATSNATKTKFPELVVQEEKRVRFVVINGLVIIERPNNMRMQDAEWFKRLTGRNEVAISSRDYKFYSPRHKYRRTLQPVFDIPGTSVLSEDETSPLVCSSEFRPPFEMQNQHESSSKRHIEQIESQPYLHFLDQAEHDNIQQNQHSSQFPPIHPCASSSQLSDNPQQHQSYLSPHLSSMQAGHNHLGGRSNILPSSPAKFCDECGSPYLRATSKFCSECGTKRLGI